The following coding sequences are from one Ooceraea biroi isolate clonal line C1 chromosome 5, Obir_v5.4, whole genome shotgun sequence window:
- the LOC105285255 gene encoding tRNA-splicing endonuclease subunit Sen34 — protein MPDIYLVASRNNVFVWNANDWLKLRRDYRIIGELVGSFPKSTRQDVFSGLPLLLLSEEVTLLLEKGIACLIECVNLDKPTESLKEKFQEYRNVLFLQQAECLRENRRKQITSVMDKIVEGKKRKMLGLHTSKKNMKKPLDKKTREAMDNIEINTQDLLEEELAKLPKLCKNEALVQTHTAYPWNSTDSMKTVEWKYPVTSNQQLKYKVYKDLWERNYYITSGEKFGGDFLVYPGDPIMFHSQFIVLCKSKDEELSITELIAQCRVSCHVRKTLVFAIYCEEEDKVKYQSLQWAESNILESC, from the exons ATGCCGGATATATACCTCGTTGCTTcaagaaataatgtttttgtATGGAATGCTAAtg ATTGGTTGAAGCTGCGACGGGATTACAGAATAATCGGTGAATTAGTAGGTTCCTTTCCCAAATCAACTAGACAGGATGTATTTTCAGGTCTCCCGTTGCTTCTATTATCAGAAGAAGTAACTCTTTTACTCGAGAAGGGAATTGCTTGCCTCATAGAGTGCGTTAATTTAGACAAACCAACTGAATCATTGAAggaaaaatttcaagaatacCGGAATGTGTTGTTCCTACAGCAAGCAGAATGTTTgagagaaaatagaagaaaacaG ATCACTTCTGTAATGGATAAAATTGTAGAAGGAAAAAAGCGCAAGATGTTGGGCTTGCATACAAGCAAGAAGAACATGAAGAAACCGTTGGATAAGAAGACACGGGAAGCCAtggataatattgaaataaatactCAAGATCTGCTCGAAGAAGAATTGGCTAAATTGCCTAAATTGTGTAAAAATGAAGCGCTTGTACAAACACATACAG CATATCCATGGAATAGTACAGATTCCATGAAAACTGTGGAGTGGAAATACCCAGTTACTTCTAATCAACAACTTAAGTACAAAGTATATAAAGATCTTTGGGAGAGGAACTATTACATTACGAGTGGGGAAAAATTTGGTGGTGATTTCTTGGTATATCCAG gTGACCCAATAATGTTTCATTCACAATTTATAGTACTGTGCAAATCCAAAGACGAAGAGCTATCTATCACGGAACTCATAGCTCAATGCAGAGTTAGTTGTCACGTGAGAAAAACATTGGTGTTTGCTATATACTgcgaagaagaagataaagtaaaatatcaaTCTTTACAGTGGGCAGAAAGTAATATACTTGAAAGTTGCTAA
- the LOC105285254 gene encoding uncharacterized protein LOC105285254 gives MAQLSQLFSLALQNVRQTLSSNINDMVKVCVRNASKKGGTSTRNRGGHPRPKHRGPRVTDGDTVHAGKMLVKQHKTRFHPGLNVGFGRNGTLYALEEGKVIVTCEKINPNWDHSWIKQNYAERKSQTIYKKHFNVIPMPQHKRFKLIEKL, from the exons ATGGCTCAATTGTCACAATTGTTTTCTCTTGCTTTGCAAAATGTTCGGCAAACTCTATCGtctaatataaatgatatgg TTAAGGTATGTGTCAGAAATGCCTCGAAGAAAGGTGGCACTAGTACCAGAAATCGAGGTGGTCATCCCAGACCGAAGCACAGAGGACCCAGAGTAACGGACGGGGACACGGTACACGCAGGCAAGATGTTAGTCAAACAGCACAAAACCAGGTTTCATCCGGGTCTCAAT GTTGGTTTTGGACGAAACGGAACTTTATATGCCTTGGAAGAGGGCAAAGTAATAGTGACttgtgaaaaaattaatccTAATTGGGACCATAGTtggattaaacaaaattacgCGGAACGGAAAAGTCAAACTATATATAAGAAACACTTTAATGTTATCCCCATGCCTCAACATAAACGATTTAAattgattgaaaaattgtaa
- the LOC105285259 gene encoding exocyst complex component 3, whose protein sequence is MTKVYKSDEDLQKLEEEAIARGTKYVTNLLQRPGQLEKIDMYKRRISRKKASVETMLKTAMQSQLDGVRVGFEQLQSSLESIAAIKDDLDHMNQLFSSVLKLSSRLQAVQEENMRHSQYVIAKENLKHIFTVPESVEKTKQWINEGKLLHAHQSLMDLETSRDELLYELHKLPNQSPADTIMLKAYFEDVEMLSQLMEKQIRLVLSRTLNTVRKEPTVIVTPLRIIEREEKADQFAIQRHKQSGFMAPGRPKRWKDMAMKVLEKSVANRIEGTQVDERADNKMWLVRYLELTRLLIFEDLRVVKTLCKPCFPPWYDIVRTFVKMYHTSLSQHLKDIIAGGLEGNEYVSLLAWIMNTYTGPELMQHPELNIDTSDIGPLLSPEMINDLQEKYLRNMCQNYEDWMRKTLETEKLDWRSGVLPESSTQELYYHTAAPVIIFQMIDQNLQVAKTISSDLMAQALILCIEQVTKYGSMYRQAILEFKTKHFEDRSQVPYFTHHMITIVNNCIQFTELAQQMKQLYWVPYTGGDATIKFENLLANYQQLRNEAAAILLQESFLDLELHFQDLITPKWLSSPIPVETICVTLEDYFQDYNHLSPKNFEYVISEAQNLIAKRYISAMLQRKISLKTYDECLTCTSKIMTEADKLKNFFDRIAPKVGNFNSPFEIIKRLAEVLRCEDSEILSLDLHSLVEKYPDMTEDHLIRLLGLRGDVSRAEARGKVSYIMEAQRNRKPVQSVTNSIFKQIVIQDSFLGWKP, encoded by the coding sequence ATGACGAAAGTCTACAAAAGCGACGAGGATCTACAAAAATTAGAAGAAGAAGCGATAGCCAGGGGTACGAAGTATGTCACGAACCTTCTGCAACGACCGGGTCAGTTGGAGAAAATTGACATGTACAAGCGTAGAATCAGCAGGAAGAAGGCGTCCGTCGAGACTATGCTGAAAACCGCGATGCAAAGTCAGCTGGACGGGGTCAGGGTCGGCTTCGAACAACTGCAGAGTTCCTTGGAAAGTATCGCTGCTATCAAGGATGATCTGGATCACATGAATCAACTGTTCAGTTCTGTTCTGAAGCTTAGTTCTAGGCTGCAGGCGGTGCAGGAGGAGAACATGCGTCATTCTCAATACGTGATTGCTAAGGAGAACTTGAAGCACATATTCACCGTTCCCGAGAGCGTCGAGAAGACAAAGCAGTGGATAAACGAGGGTAAATTGCTGCACGCACACCAGAGCCTGATGGATCTTGAGACTTCCAGAGATGAATTACTCTACGAGCTGCATAAGCTGCCGAATCAGTCACCAGCGGACACAATTATGTTGAAAGCTTATTTCGAAGATGTGGAAATGCTTTCTCAGCTAATGGAGAAACAAATAAGGCTGGTATTGAGTCGCACTTTGAACACAGTCAGGAAGGAACCTACTGTTATAGTGACGCCTCTGAGAATCATCGAGAGGGAAGAGAAGGCTGATCAGTTTGCCATCCAGAGGCACAAGCAAAGTGGATTTATGGCACCGGGCAGACCCAAGCGGTGGAAAGACATGGCAATGAAGGTACTGGAGAAGTCCGTCGCTAACAGAATCGAGGGAACTCAAGTAGATGAAAGGGCGGATAACAAAATGTGGTTAGTGAGATATTTAGAGCTTACGAGGCTCTTGATCTTCGAGGACTTACGAGTAGTGAAGACTCTATGCAAGCCTTGTTTTCCACCTTGGTACGATATAGTGAGGACTTTCGTCAAAATGTATCATACTAGTCTGTCCCAACATTTAAAGGATATAATCGCTGGTGGATTGGAAGGGAACGAATATGTTTCCCTGTTGGCATGGATAATGAATACCTACACTGGACCGGAATTAATGCAACATCCCGAATTAAATATTGACACATCTGATATTGGCCCGCTACTCAGTCCTGAGATGATAAATGATCTtcaggaaaaatatttgcgaaaCATGTGTCAGAATTATGAGGACTGGATGAGGAAGACGTTAGAAACGGAGAAACTCGATTGGAGGAGCGGCGTTCTGCCCGAGAGCAGTACCCAAGAGCTTTATTATCATACCGCGGCACCAGTCATCATATTCCAGATGATCGATCAGAATCTGCAAGTTGCAAAGACCATTAGTTCCGATCTAATGGCGCAAGCGTTGATTCTCTGCATCGAACAGGTAACTAAATACGGATCTATGTATAGACAAGCGATATTGGAATTTAAGACGAAGCATTTCGAGGACAGGAGTCAAGTACCTTACTTCACTCATCATATGATCACGATAGTTAATAATTGCATACAATTCACCGAGTTAGCACAGCAAATGAAGCAACTTTACTGGGTGCCTTACACCGGCGGGGATGCTactataaaatttgaaaatctctTAGCGAATTATCAGCAACTGAGGAATGAGGCTGCTGCCATTTTATTGCAAGAATCTTTCCTGGATTTGGAACTGCATTTCCAAGATTTGATCACGCCCAAGTGGCTGTCGTCGCCCATCCCGGTAGAGACCATCTGCGTCACCCTGGAAGATTACTTTCAAGATTATAATCATCTGAGTCCAAAGAATTTCGAGTACGTTATTAGCGAGGCGCAGAATCTGATCGCAAAACGTTACATTTCCGCGATGTTGCAGAGGAAAATATCGTTGAAGACCTACGACGAGTGCTTGACGTGCACATCGAAGATAATGACGGAAGCGGacaaattaaagaatttcttCGACCGAATCGCGCCAAAAGTCGGAAATTTCAACTCGCCgttcgaaataataaaacgtctCGCCGAGGTACTGAGATGCGAAGACTCGGAGATTCTATCTCTCGATCTGCACTCCTTGGTCGAGAAGTATCCTGATATGACCGAGGATCATCTGATTAGATTGCTCGGTCTGAGAGGTGATGTATCACGGGCGGAGGCTCGAGGAAAGGTCTCTTACATCATGGAAGCTCAACGTAATCGGAAGCCTGTACAATCTGTCACAAACAGCATATTCAAACAGATAGTTATACAGGACAGTTTTCTTGGTTGGAAGCCTTGA
- the LOC105285258 gene encoding KDEL motif-containing protein 1 produces the protein MRLTTFLVVLICAGASNIDVDPLKTIVWGPGLKPAEITMRARYIFLQLVDSSGKNLTVSPGKNVVTGQVHGQSFDGTICRIWTQIYDCKDGSFIIRYKVFNTCFKIMIKVKIKGKELPMPSEIKGPVYEEECYCPNPSVTTWLHHYQCQQNYTQMHHDLSSFPSVDFDRIRESIIKRYDQPSSVSICHYILKSNKIYRRCYGQHVGFKIFMDAILLSLARKVVLPDIEFFVNLGDWPLVPNAGPLYPIFSWCGSESTKDIVMPTYDITESSLEAMGRVMLDTLSVQGNTELPWDSKIEQLFWRGRDSRRERLDLIDISRRHPDLFNVSITNFFFFRNEIDKYGPAQTHVSFFNFFKYKYQLNIDGTVAAYRFPYLLAGDSLVFKQESKYYEFFYEDLIPEVHYMPVKSDLSDLVDKITWAKEHDEDGLKIVKSARQFARDNLLPRDILCYHTVLFHEWSKRLKSKVEVLNNMEEVPQPSHSCQCRLSNLNFKDEL, from the exons ATGCGTCTAACAACATTCCTAGTGGTACTTATTTGTGCGGGAGCAAGTAATATTGATGTAGATCCACTGAAAACAATCGTTTGGGGTCCAGGATTGAAACCAGCGGAAATTACTATGCGtgcaagatatatttttttgcaacTCGTCGATTCATCTGGAAAAAA CTTGACAGTATCTCCTGGTAAAAATGTAGTTACTGGTCAAGTACATGGTCAATCCTTTGATGGCACAATATGCCGAATATGGACTCAAATTTATGATTGTAAGGATGGTAGCTTCATTATACGTTACAAAGTATTTAATACTTGTTTCAAAATCATGATTAAAGTAAAGATCAAAGGAAAAGAATTGCCGATGCCTTCAGAGATCAAAG GTCCTGTTTACGAGGAAGAATGTTACTGCCCAAACCCATCAGTCACTACTTGGCTACATCACTATCAATGTCAACAGAATTATACCCAAATGCATCATGATCTTTCTTCATTTCCAAGTGTTGACTTTGACAGAATACGTGAAagcattattaaaagatatgatcAACCAAGCAGTGTCAGCATTTGTCACTACATATTGAAATCCAACAAA atttatagGCGATGTTACGGCCAGCATGTtggttttaaaatatttatggaCGCCATATTACTGTCACTTGCACGTAAAGTAGTGCTGCCAGATATAGAATTCTTTGTGAATTTGGGTGACTGGCCGCTTGTGCCCAATGCAGGTCCGCTTTATCCCATTTTTTCATGGTGCGGATCTGAAAGTACAAAGGATATCGTTATGCCTACGTATGATATCACGGAATCATCCCTGGAGGCGATGGGAAG GGTAATGTTAGATACACTCTCCGTACAAGGTAATACCGAACTGCCATGGGATAGCAAgattgaacaattattttggCGTGGACGTGACTCCAGAAGAGAACGTCTCGACTTAATAGATATCTCAAGAAGACATCCAGATCTCTTCAATGTCTCAATTActaatttcttcttctttagaAATGAAATAGACAAATATGGACCTGCACAAACTCATGtgtcatttttcaatttttttaag TACAAGTACCAGCTGAATATTGATGGTACAGTAGCAGCATATAGATTTCCATATTTACTTGCTGGCGATTCTTTGGTATTTAAACAAGAATCGAAATACTACGAATTTTTTTACGAAGATCTTATACCTGAAGTACATTATATGCCTGTGAAAAGTGATCTCTCAGATCTCGTTGACAAAATTACGTGGGCGAAAGAGCACGACGAGGATGGattgaaaattgttaaatCCGCTAGACAATTTGCAAGGGATAATTTATTACCACGTGATATATTGTGTTACCATACAGTTTTATTTCAT gAATGGAGTAAACGCTTAAAGAGTAAAGTTGAAGTCCTAAATAACATGGAAGAAGTACCACAACCTAGTCATTCCTGTCAGTGTCGTCTTAGCAATTTAAACTTCAAAGATGAGTTATAA
- the LOC105285257 gene encoding basic salivary proline-rich protein 1: MSVTFAQRGRPPPNPAQIQKMLDENCQLIQMIQEYQNKGKAQECVQYQQMLHRNLVYLASIADVNQNLQTLLPLPQGIPNGPQHGMMNPQGLPSGPGGTAGPGGEMPPNTQPTMPMSTFNQGQPMAQGGYRGPVMPGQGPTINRPPTAPGPQQYRGPQGYPQQPSQQGYPAQYTSQNPGSNYQGPQGSAYTPGQPNQYGPPNASQQQGYSAATQPNYGPPTTVNSYGPQPGGYPPPGSTQPPSGYGPPPPNQQGYPPSNASQQNFSSGSQQQQPGQYGSPSPQPNYQQPPSQAPPQNAYAAGQPGNYPPPSSQAYANNVLPQNYPPPPTTSATQPPQPGSQQNAGPQPNYVNQPSPGPGATQYGPASTSPPFSTSSASGGNTYAQSSQPTSTPSASTQTYPPSSGPPPTSQGSYAPPVPAPSGYPVHQTPHPTSHPPHPPPPHQSPHQPPHPPHQSPHQPSHQSSHQPPSHQSPHQPPQQSQQQSQTAPQTQQQPAQSPAPSGFQPPSGPPQGPAPPPGPQQQPAYGPTTTQTYVPPTPGGQPQIYSPHPPQGGQHYGHPQYPPQNYPPPPTGQGYPQYPPRPPGGHMPPPPGPQGPPPPNQYGGYGYQPPTQ, encoded by the exons ATGTCTGTAACTTTTGCGCAACGCGGTCGGCCGCCTCCAAATCCTGCCCAAATACAGAAG ATGCTTGATGAAAATTGCCAACTTATACAAATGATTCAAGAGTATCAGAACAAGGGCAAGGCACAGGAATGTGTACA GTATCAGCAGATGTTACATCGCAACTTGGTATACTTAGCATCCATCGCAGATGTAAACCAAAATTTGCAAACTTTATTACCT ctACCTCAAGGTATACCCAATGGCCCTCAACATGGTATGATGAATCCACAAGGACTTCCAAGTGGTCCAGGTGGTACAGCAGGCCCTGGAGGCGAAATGCCACCGAATACACAGCCAACCATGCCAATGTCGACTTTTAATCAAGGCCAACCGATGGCGCAAGGTGGTTATCGCGGACCTGTGATGCCTGGCCAAGGACCTACCATAAATA ggCCTCCAACAGCACCGGGTCCACAGCAATACAGAGGTCCACAAGGTTATCCCCAGCAGCCTTCTCAGCAAGGTTATCCTGCTCAATATACCAGTCAGAATCCTGGCTCAAATTATCAAGGACCACAAGGGTCTGCGTACACTCCTGGCCAACCAAACCAGTACGGACCACCAAACGCTTCTCAGCAACAGGGATACAGTGCAGCCACACAGCCAAATTACGGTCCTCCGACCACAGTAAACAGCTACGGTCCGCAACCAGGTGGTTATCCACCACCAGGTTCAACTCAGCCGCCTTCTGGATACGGACCACCGCCACCAAATCAACAAGGTTACCCACCTTCTAATGCTTCGCAGCAGAATTTCTCATCAGGTAGTCAACAACAGCAACCAGGGCAATATGGCAGTCCTAGTCCACAACCAAATTATCAACAGCCACCGTCCCAAGCGCCACCTCAAAACGCGTACGCTGCGGGGCAACCCGGGAATTACCCCCCACCCTCCTCACAGGCATACGCGAACAATGTCCTACCGCAAAATTACCCACCGCCTCCGACAACCAGCGCGACTCAACCCCCTCAACCTGGGTCTCAGCAAAACGCGGGTCCGCAGCCCAACTATGTTAATCAACCGAGCCCGGGTCCCGGTGCGACACAATATGGCCCCGCGTCTACGTCTCCGCCATTTAGTACTTCCTCTGCAAGCGGTGGCAATACTTACGCTCAAAGCAGTCAGCCGACAAGCACACCGTCTGCTTCGACGCAGACGTATCCGCCGAGTAGTGGCCCACCACCAACATCACAGGGAAGCTACGCCCCTCCGGTGCCAGCCCCTTCTGGGTATCCTGTTCATCAAACACCTCACCCGACATCGCACCCACCACATCCACCGCCACCGCATCAATCACCCCATCAGCCACCGCACCCCCCACATCAGTCACCTCATCAGCCGTCTCATCAATCCTCTCATCAACCACCCTCGCACCAATCACCGCATCAGCCACCGCAACAATCTCAGCAACAGTCACAAACAGCTCCGCAGACGCAACAGCAACCAGCTCAGAGTCCGGCTCCGAGCGGATTTCAGCCACCGTCCGGCCCGCCGCAGGGTCCCGCTCCACCACCAGGCCCTCAACAACAGCCTGCTTATGGACCCACTACCACGCAAACCTATGTTCCACCAACCCCAGGCGGGCAGCCACAG aTTTATAGTCCTCATCCGCCACAAGGTGGCCAACACTATGGACATCCACAATATCCTCCTCAAAATTATCCCCCACCGCCGACAGGACAAGGGTATCCACAATATCCTCCACGACCACCTGGTGGACACATGCCTCCGCCACCTGGACCTCAAGGACCACCTCCTCCTAATCAATATGGAGGTTACGGTTATCAACCACCTACACAGTAA